The following proteins come from a genomic window of Streptococcus pneumoniae:
- the uvrA gene encoding excinuclease ABC subunit UvrA: MQDKIVIHGARAHNLKNIDVEIPRDKLVVVTGLSGSGKSSLAFDTLYAEGQRRYVESLSAYARQFLGNMEKPDVDAIDGLSPAISIDQKTTSKNPRSTVGTTTEINDYLRLLYARVGTPYCINGHGAINASSVEQIVDKVLELPERQRLQILAPVIRKKKGQHKSVIEKVQKDGYVRVRVDGEVYDVTEVPELSKSKQHNIDVVVDRIVIKEGIRSRLFDSIEAALRIAEGYVIIDTMDDSELLFSEHYACPVCGFTVPELEPRLFSFNAPFGSCSECDGLGIKLEVDTDLVVPDASKTLREGALAPWNPISSNYYPNMLEQAMKVFGVAMDKPFEDLSEEDKNLILYGSDGKEFHFHYENEFGGVRDIDIPFEGVINNIKRRYHETNSDYTRTQMRLYMNELTCGTCQGYRLNDQALSVRVGGQQGPHIGEISDLSIADHLDLVSQLTLSENEAIIARPILKEIKDRLTFLNNVGLNYLTLSRSAGTLSGGESQRIRLATQIGSNLSGVLYILDEPSIGLHQRDNDRLIASLKKMRDLGNTLIVVEHDEDTMREADYLIDVGPGAGVFGGEIVAAGTPKQVARNSKSITGQYLSGKRVIPVPEERRVGNGRFIEVIGARENNLQNVTARFPLGKFIAVTGVSGSGKSTLINSILKKAIAQKLNRNSDKPGKFKTITGIEHVDRLIDIDQSPIGRTPRSNPATYTGVFDDIRDLFAQTNEAKIRGYKKGRFSFNVKGGRCEACSGDGIIKIEMHFLPDVYVACEVCHGTRYNSETLEVHYKEKNISQVLDMTVNDAVEFFQHIPKIQRKLQTIKDVGLGYVTLGQPATTLSGGEAQRMKLASELHKRSTGKSFYILDEPTTGLHTEDIARLLKVLARFVDDGNTVLVIEHNLDVIKTADHIIDLGPEGGVGGGTIIVTGTPEEVAANEASYTGHYLKGKLHHE, from the coding sequence ATGCAAGATAAAATTGTCATTCATGGGGCGCGTGCCCATAATTTAAAAAATATTGATGTGGAGATTCCGCGAGACAAGTTGGTTGTCGTGACTGGCTTGTCAGGTTCAGGGAAGTCCAGTCTGGCTTTTGATACTCTCTATGCGGAGGGACAACGTCGCTATGTAGAGAGTTTGTCCGCCTACGCTCGTCAGTTCTTGGGAAATATGGAAAAACCAGATGTAGATGCCATTGATGGTCTCAGCCCAGCTATTTCCATCGACCAGAAAACGACTAGTAAAAATCCTCGCTCGACGGTGGGAACAACGACTGAAATCAATGACTATCTGCGTCTCCTCTACGCACGTGTGGGGACGCCTTACTGTATCAACGGACATGGAGCTATCAATGCTTCTTCTGTGGAGCAAATCGTTGATAAGGTTTTGGAGTTACCTGAACGCCAGCGCTTGCAGATCTTGGCTCCTGTCATCCGCAAGAAAAAAGGCCAACATAAGAGTGTTATCGAGAAGGTTCAGAAAGACGGGTATGTTCGTGTCCGTGTGGATGGGGAAGTCTATGATGTGACCGAAGTGCCAGAGTTGTCTAAGAGCAAGCAACACAATATCGATGTCGTGGTTGACCGTATTGTTATCAAGGAGGGCATTCGTAGTCGTCTCTTTGATTCCATTGAGGCTGCCCTTCGTATTGCAGAAGGTTATGTCATTATCGACACCATGGACGACTCTGAGTTGTTGTTCTCTGAGCATTATGCCTGTCCAGTTTGTGGTTTTACTGTCCCAGAGTTAGAGCCTCGTCTCTTTTCTTTCAATGCTCCTTTTGGCTCTTGTAGTGAGTGTGACGGCTTGGGCATCAAGCTGGAGGTGGATACTGATTTGGTAGTGCCAGATGCTAGCAAAACCTTACGTGAGGGAGCGCTAGCACCTTGGAATCCTATCTCATCCAACTACTATCCAAACATGTTAGAGCAGGCCATGAAAGTCTTTGGAGTGGCTATGGATAAGCCTTTTGAGGACCTGTCAGAAGAAGATAAGAACTTGATTCTCTATGGGTCAGATGGTAAGGAATTCCATTTCCACTATGAGAATGAATTTGGTGGCGTGCGCGATATCGACATTCCGTTTGAGGGAGTTATCAATAATATCAAACGTCGTTACCATGAAACCAATAGCGATTACACTCGCACTCAGATGCGTCTCTACATGAATGAGCTGACCTGCGGAACCTGTCAAGGCTATCGTCTCAATGACCAGGCCTTGTCTGTCCGTGTGGGCGGCCAGCAAGGGCCACATATTGGAGAAATCTCAGACCTGTCTATCGCTGACCACTTGGACTTGGTGAGCCAGTTAACTTTGTCTGAAAATGAAGCCATCATTGCTCGTCCCATTCTCAAGGAAATCAAGGATCGTTTGACCTTCCTTAATAATGTGGGTCTTAACTATCTAACCCTGTCACGTTCAGCAGGAACCCTTTCAGGTGGGGAAAGTCAGCGCATTCGTTTGGCAACCCAGATTGGTTCCAACCTATCAGGCGTCCTCTATATCCTAGACGAGCCGTCAATCGGTCTTCACCAGAGGGACAATGACCGCCTGATTGCCAGTCTGAAAAAGATGCGTGACTTGGGCAATACTCTTATCGTGGTGGAACACGACGAAGATACCATGCGTGAAGCTGATTATCTGATTGACGTTGGTCCTGGTGCCGGTGTTTTTGGTGGTGAGATTGTTGCAGCAGGTACACCTAAGCAAGTGGCTCGCAACAGCAAGTCTATCACAGGTCAGTACTTGTCAGGCAAACGTGTCATCCCAGTACCAGAAGAGCGCCGTGTCGGAAATGGTCGTTTTATTGAAGTGATAGGAGCGCGTGAGAACAACTTGCAAAATGTCACGGCTCGCTTTCCACTAGGAAAATTTATCGCAGTGACAGGTGTGTCGGGTTCAGGGAAATCGACTCTAATCAACAGCATTCTCAAAAAAGCCATTGCCCAGAAGCTCAACCGTAATTCAGACAAACCTGGTAAGTTTAAGACTATTACAGGGATTGAGCATGTCGACCGTTTGATTGATATTGACCAGAGCCCTATCGGACGGACGCCGAGGTCTAACCCAGCTACCTATACAGGAGTTTTTGACGATATACGTGACCTTTTTGCTCAGACAAATGAAGCCAAGATTCGAGGCTACAAGAAGGGGCGCTTCAGTTTCAACGTCAAGGGAGGTCGCTGTGAAGCTTGCTCAGGTGACGGGATTATCAAGATTGAGATGCACTTCTTGCCAGATGTTTATGTGGCTTGTGAAGTTTGCCACGGAACCCGCTATAACAGTGAAACCCTAGAAGTTCACTACAAGGAAAAGAATATTTCGCAGGTCTTGGATATGACGGTCAACGATGCGGTAGAATTTTTCCAACACATTCCGAAAATTCAACGCAAACTCCAGACCATCAAGGATGTAGGGCTAGGCTATGTGACCTTGGGACAGCCAGCTACCACCCTTTCTGGGGGAGAAGCCCAACGTATGAAGTTAGCTAGCGAACTCCACAAACGCTCGACAGGAAAATCTTTCTACATTCTGGATGAGCCGACGACAGGGCTTCATACAGAGGACATTGCTCGCCTGCTCAAGGTTTTAGCTCGCTTTGTAGACGATGGCAATACAGTCCTCGTCATCGAGCACAATCTGGATGTTATCAAGACGGCAGACCATATCATTGACTTGGGACCTGAGGGCGGTGTCGGTGGTGGAACCATCATCGTAACAGGAACTCCAGAAGAAGTAGCTGCCAACGAAGCCAGCTATACAGGACACTATTTGAAAGGAAAGTTACATCATGAATAA
- a CDS encoding DUF1129 domain-containing protein — MSQIDLQKLTKKNQEFVHIATQQFIKDGKTDAEIQTIFEEVIPQILEEQSKGTTARSLYGAPTHWAHSFTVKEQYEKEHPKENDDPKLMIMDSALFITSLFALVSALTTFFAADQAFGYGLITLLLVGLVGGFAFYLMYYFVYQYYGPDMDRSQRPPFWKSVLVILASMFLWLLVFFATSFLPASLNPVLDPLPLAIIGAALLALRFYLKKRLNIRSASAGPTRYQE, encoded by the coding sequence ATGTCTCAAATTGATCTACAAAAATTAACTAAGAAAAACCAAGAGTTTGTCCACATTGCTACCCAACAATTCATCAAAGATGGGAAAACAGACGCTGAAATCCAGACTATTTTTGAGGAAGTCATTCCCCAAATCCTTGAGGAGCAATCTAAAGGTACAACTGCCCGTTCCCTATACGGCGCACCAACTCATTGGGCTCATAGCTTCACTGTCAAAGAGCAGTACGAAAAAGAGCATCCAAAAGAAAATGATGACCCAAAACTGATGATTATGGACTCAGCTCTTTTCATCACTAGCCTCTTTGCCCTTGTCAGCGCCCTCACAACCTTCTTTGCGGCAGACCAAGCTTTCGGCTATGGATTGATTACTCTTCTATTAGTTGGACTGGTTGGTGGATTTGCCTTCTACTTGATGTACTACTTTGTTTACCAATACTATGGACCAGATATGGATCGCAGTCAACGTCCACCTTTCTGGAAATCTGTACTAGTTATCCTAGCTTCTATGTTCCTTTGGTTGCTTGTCTTCTTTGCAACAAGCTTCCTACCAGCTAGCCTTAACCCAGTACTGGATCCATTGCCACTAGCTATTATTGGAGCAGCCCTCCTAGCCCTTCGCTTCTATCTCAAGAAACGCTTGAATATCCGTAGTGCAAGTGCAGGACCAACACGCTATCAAGAATAA
- the ruvA gene encoding Holliday junction branch migration protein RuvA — MYAYLKGIITKITAKYIVLETNGIGYILHVANPYAYSGQVNQEDQIYVHQVVREDAHLLYGFRSEDEKKLFLSLISVSGIGPVSALAIIAADDNAGLVQAIETKNITYLTKFPKIGKKTAQQMVLDLEGKVVVAGDDLPAKVAVQASAENQELEEAMEAMLALGYKATELKKIKKFFEGTTDTAENYIKSALKMLVK, encoded by the coding sequence ATGTACGCATATTTAAAAGGAATCATTACCAAAATTACTGCCAAATACATTGTTCTTGAAACCAATGGTATTGGTTATATCCTGCATGTGGCCAATCCTTATGCCTATTCAGGTCAGGTTAATCAGGAGGATCAGATTTATGTGCATCAGGTTGTGCGTGAGGACGCCCATTTGCTTTATGGATTTCGCTCAGAGGATGAGAAAAAGCTCTTTCTTAGTCTGATTTCGGTCTCTGGGATTGGTCCTGTATCAGCTCTTGCTATTATCGCTGCTGATGACAATGCTGGCTTGGTTCAAGCCATTGAAACCAAGAACATCACCTACTTGACCAAGTTCCCTAAAATTGGCAAGAAAACAGCCCAGCAGATGGTGCTGGACTTGGAAGGCAAGGTAGTAGTTGCAGGAGATGACCTTCCTGCCAAGGTCGCAGTACAAGCAAGTGCTGAAAACCAAGAATTGGAAGAAGCTATGGAAGCCATGTTGGCTCTGGGCTACAAGGCAACAGAGCTCAAGAAAATCAAGAAATTCTTTGAAGGAACGACAGATACAGCTGAGAACTATATCAAGTCGGCCCTTAAAATGTTGGTCAAATAG
- a CDS encoding DNA-3-methyladenine glycosylase I: MTKRCSWVKMTNPLYIAYHDEEWGQPLHDDQALFELLCMETYQAGLSWETVLNKRQAFREAFHSYQIHSVAEMTDTELEAMLENPAIIRNRAKIFATRANAQAFLQLQAEYGSFDAYLWSFVEGKTVVNDVPDYRQAPAKTPLSEKLAKDLKKRGFKFTGPVAVLSFLQAAGLVDDHENDCEWKGLK; this comes from the coding sequence ATGACAAAACGTTGTTCGTGGGTCAAGATGACCAACCCGCTCTACATCGCCTATCATGATGAGGAGTGGGGTCAGCCCCTCCATGATGACCAAGCATTGTTTGAGTTGTTGTGTATGGAAACCTATCAGGCAGGCCTGTCTTGGGAAACGGTACTCAACAAACGCCAAGCTTTCCGAGAAGCCTTTCATAGCTATCAAATTCACTCAGTCGCAGAGATGACTGACACTGAATTGGAAGCCATGCTGGAGAATCCAGCTATCATTCGAAATAGAGCCAAGATTTTTGCTACACGCGCTAACGCCCAAGCCTTTCTACAGTTACAGGCAGAGTACGGCTCTTTTGATGCCTATCTTTGGTCTTTTGTTGAGGGGAAAACTGTCGTTAACGATGTTCCTGATTATCGCCAAGCCCCAGCTAAAACACCCTTATCTGAGAAATTAGCCAAAGATCTCAAAAAACGAGGCTTCAAGTTCACAGGCCCAGTCGCCGTATTGTCTTTTCTACAGGCTGCAGGGCTAGTTGATGACCACGAGAATGATTGTGAGTGGAAAGGTCTTAAATGA
- a CDS encoding CPBP family intramembrane glutamic endopeptidase, which translates to MMSNKNKGILIFAILYTILFVFDGVKLLASLMPSVIANYLVYVVLALYGSFLFKDRLIQQWKEIRKTKRKFFFGVLTGWLFLILMTVVFEFVSEMLKQFVGLDGQGLNQSNIQSTFQEQPLLIAVFACVIGPLVEELFFRQVLLHYLQERLPGLLSIILVGLVFALTHMHSLALSEWIGAVGYLGGGLAFSIIYVKEKENIYYPLLVHMLSNSLSLIILAISIVK; encoded by the coding sequence ATGATGTCTAACAAAAATAAGGGAATTCTGATTTTTGCGATTCTCTATACAATCCTCTTTGTGTTTGATGGCGTTAAATTGCTGGCTTCTTTAATGCCATCTGTCATTGCAAATTATCTTGTTTATGTAGTTTTAGCTTTATATGGCTCCTTCTTGTTCAAGGATAGATTGATCCAACAATGGAAGGAGATTAGAAAGACTAAAAGAAAATTCTTCTTTGGCGTCTTAACAGGATGGCTCTTTCTCATTCTGATGACTGTTGTCTTTGAATTTGTATCAGAGATGTTGAAGCAGTTTGTGGGATTAGATGGACAAGGTCTAAATCAGTCTAATATTCAAAGTACCTTTCAAGAACAACCACTACTGATAGCTGTTTTTGCTTGTGTCATTGGACCTCTGGTAGAAGAATTATTTTTCCGTCAGGTCTTATTGCATTACTTGCAGGAACGGTTGCCAGGTTTACTAAGCATTATTCTGGTAGGACTTGTTTTTGCTCTGACTCATATGCACAGTTTGGCTCTATCAGAGTGGATTGGTGCAGTTGGTTACTTAGGTGGAGGCCTTGCCTTTTCTATTATTTATGTGAAAGAAAAAGAGAATATCTACTATCCCCTACTTGTTCACATGTTAAGCAACAGCCTCTCCTTAATCATTTTAGCTATCAGTATAGTAAAATGA
- a CDS encoding S66 family peptidase produces MVSTIGIVSLSSGIIGEDFVKHEVDLGIQRLKDLRLNPIFLPHSLKGLDFIKDHPEARAEDLIHAFSDDSIDMILCAIGGDDTYRLLPYLFENDQLQKVIKQKIFLGFSDTTMNHLMLHKLGIKTFYGQSFLADICELDKEMLAYSLHYFKELIETGRISEIRPSDIWYEERTDFSPTALGTPRVSHTNTGFDLLQGSAQFEGKILGGCLESLYDIFDNSRYADSTELCQKYKLFPDLSDWEGKILLLETSEEKPKPEDFKKMLLTLKDTGIFAVINGLLVGKPMDETFHDDYKEALLDIIDSNIPIVYNLNVGHATPRAIVPFGVHAHVDAQEQVILFDYNK; encoded by the coding sequence ATGGTTTCTACTATTGGTATTGTTAGTTTATCTAGTGGCATTATCGGAGAGGATTTTGTCAAACACGAAGTGGACTTGGGTATCCAACGTCTCAAGGATCTGAGACTCAATCCCATCTTTTTGCCCCATTCGTTAAAAGGATTAGACTTTATCAAGGACCATCCTGAAGCTCGTGCAGAGGATTTGATTCATGCCTTTTCTGATGATAGCATCGACATGATCCTATGTGCCATCGGTGGAGACGATACCTATCGCTTGCTACCTTATCTTTTTGAAAATGACCAACTCCAAAAGGTTATCAAACAAAAAATTTTTCTTGGCTTCTCGGATACAACCATGAACCACCTCATGTTGCATAAATTAGGAATCAAGACTTTTTATGGTCAATCCTTTTTAGCAGACATTTGTGAATTAGACAAAGAAATGCTAGCCTATAGCCTTCACTACTTTAAAGAATTGATTGAGACGGGAAGAATTTCAGAAATCCGCCCTAGTGACATTTGGTATGAGGAACGAACTGATTTTAGTCCCACGGCCCTGGGAACACCTCGTGTCAGTCATACAAATACAGGTTTTGACTTGTTGCAAGGAAGTGCCCAGTTCGAGGGGAAAATCCTCGGTGGTTGCCTCGAATCCCTCTACGATATCTTTGACAACTCTCGATACGCAGATAGCACGGAGCTCTGCCAAAAATACAAACTTTTCCCTGACTTGTCAGACTGGGAAGGGAAAATCCTCTTGCTCGAAACAAGCGAAGAAAAGCCTAAGCCAGAAGACTTCAAAAAGATGTTGCTAACTTTAAAGGACACTGGCATATTCGCGGTCATCAATGGACTCTTGGTCGGAAAACCTATGGATGAAACTTTCCATGACGACTATAAAGAGGCACTATTGGATATCATTGACAGCAATATCCCGATTGTCTATAATCTGAATGTCGGCCACGCAACTCCAAGAGCAATTGTACCCTTTGGGGTCCATGCTCATGTAGATGCACAGGAACAAGTCATTCTCTTTGACTATAACAAATAA